The Deltaproteobacteria bacterium genome segment CCCAGGATCGCGTTGGCGCCGAGGGCACCTTTGTTATCTGTTCCGTCCAGGGCGATCATGGTATAGTCGATGGCCCTCTGGTCCGCACAGCACATGCCGGTGATTCTCGGTCCGATGACATGGGTGACGTTGTGGACGGCTTTCTGGACCCCCTTGCCCAGATAGCGCTTCGGGTCTCCGTCCCGCAACTCCAGCATTTCGTGTTCTCCCGTGGACGCACCTGATGGCACCGCCGCCCTGCCTGTAACGCCGGAGGACAGGGTGACTTCGGCTTCGACGGTGGGATTGCCCCGGGAATCGATGATTTCTCTCGCGTGTACATGGACTATTTCGGTCATGAATGCCTCCAAGGTGATTTCGTTGCCCGAATCTATAGCAAAGAGGGTGAAAAACACAAGACAATATCCTCGACGGGAGGGATGAAATCAGACGTTGTACTGTCCAGAGGCTTCCGGTTGGTAAAGCGTCTGCATGACTTCAAGCCTTCTTTTTCCCCCGGGAACTTCCCATTCAATTATGTCTCCGACGCGATAACCCAAAAGTGCCATTCCAATAGGGGCCAGGATAGAGATGCGGTTGTTTTCGGCGTTTGCATCCTTAGGGAAGACAAGGGTCCAGATGACTTGTTCATCCGTGGCAAGATCCTTCAAATAAGCGGTGGCATTCATGGTAATGACATCTGACGGAACATCCTGAGGATCGACAATTGTCGCTCGTTCAAGCTCCTTTTCCAGCATGTCGATGGGGAGCTTTGTCTGACGTGGCGAATTACGGTAGGCTTCAATTAAATGGATTAACCGGTCCAGATCGAAAGTCGTGATGAAAATTTTTTTCTCGATCATAATGAATTCCCCATAAAGTTCATTGACGTCTTGTTGACAGCCATTATGATGGATCATGGAAATTATAACATAATGGAGCAATTAGAAGACCAAAAACGGACCTATTGAACTTTATGGCATATTGTTCAGACCGATGTGGCCCAGTCAAAACGTACACTTCGTTAAGCCGCTTTTGCCATTTTACATTCTTTTTCGAAGTCATTTGGATTTTGATAGCCAAGGAACGGGTGCGGTTTTCGGCTGTTGTAAAACAGCTCAATGCAGGCCATGACATCCCGTTTGCCGGGAAAATCTTGCTCACCCTCGCCGGCCGCCGGCGGCGCAAATAAAGCGCGAAGCAAGAAGAGTTGAGCTTCGGGTTACGTATTCATTCAACCCTGCAATTGTCCGATTCAATTCTCCCGGGGGTGCTTTGCCGATGACTTTACCATGACAGAGTACTGATTTGGCTGATTTTAAACCATGATTTCTTAGATGTTGGTGACTTCAATTCCAGGGTTAAGATGGAAAGCCAGCCTTTTGCGGCTGCCTTGTGATGGCCACGCTAAACCCGTCAGTGAATTGAAGACTGAAACGAGTCTCCATGATTATCAACGGTTTTCATGGCTTCAAGTGTCCAAAAAGGTCTTGTGAAAACCCGCGAAACCTCTTATGAAGACGCAGGGTGGTTCCATCCACCATGTATCACTTAGCATCACTTAGAAAGATAAACCTTTCGTTTTGGGAGGAAGTCATGAAAATCATGGTTTTTGCGCCCCATCCGGACGACGAGATCATCGGTTGCGGCGGGACGCTCGCCGGCCATGTCCGGGCGGGTGATGACGTGGTCATTGCGTATCTGACTTCCGGAGAGGCGGGGAGTCTTGCCGTTCCTTCCGAGGAACTGCGGGTCGTCCGGGAAGGGGAGGCCCGGGAGGGGGCAAGACATCTGGGTGTTCATGATCTGATCTTCCTCCATTTTCCTGACGGCTGCCTCGAATTTTCGCCGGAGTTGATCCGCACGCTTACCAGGCTGATTCGGGGAAAGGCCCCCGATGTGCTGTATCTGCCCCACGGACAGGAGACCCCCCGGGACCACCGACTGACCCATGAACTCGGCCTGGAAGCCGTCCGCCGGGCGGGTGGGCCCTGGTTCCAGGACTGCGGCGGGGAGCCTTGGCATGTCAGACACGTTTTGTCCTATGAGGTTTGGACGCCCATCGTCGCGCCTGCACATTATAACGATATAACCTCTTGGATCGATCTCAAGGTGGCGGCGCTTCGCTGCCATGCCTCCCAGGTGGCGACGGTGCCCTATGACGAGGCTGTCAGGGGCCTGAACCGTTATCGCGGGATTCTCTCCGGAACGGGCGACTATTGTGAGGCGTTTCAGGTCATAACAAGGAATCCTTCGACAAGGGAATGAATGGATTTTCCCCGTCATCCCTGGCCGGATTCCGGATGCGGCGTTCCGGTCGCCTTTCCGTCATTACGCAAGGACACCGTCCGCTCAGGACGGCAAGGTCCCTTCCTTTTCAGTTGGAGCGCTGATCCCGGACATCCGATGTCCTTGCATTTCCACTGATCCATGCTAATCTTTACCCATCCGGGGTGCCGATGTTTTTTCACTGTCAATTCAGGAGGGGAGAAATGAAAAACTGGAACATGGACATCGCAGGCGTAACATTTAAAAATCCCATCATAGTCACTGCGGGTACGCCCACAAGAAAGGTTCACGGGCTGGAAAGCTCTATCAGGGCCGGTGCGGGGGGGGTATGTACCAAAAGTATCAGTTTTCAGCCTTTCAGTTGGCCGTTTCCCCGTCCGTGTAATTCTTTTCTGGATAAATGGGGGGACCCCGGTTCCATCATCGGGTTTGAACTGGGCTTCTGGCAGCCGGAGGAGGGTGAAAATTTCATTAAAAAAATCAAGCCGCTTGCGGAAAAAGAGAATACCCGGGTGATCGCAAACATTGCGGTCGAGGAGTTTGAAACGGAGAAACTGAAGGACTTGGCCAAAAGGCTTCAGGACAGCGGCGCCGATATGATAGAAATCGGCTGCCCGTGCCCCATCCTGATTCCGATAGAAGTATCCGAAGCATGGTATGAGAAAAATCTCTCTCGGGTGATAGAAATCCTGAAAGAGGCCGTGGATGTTCCCGTTTACCCCAAATTGTTCGTCGATGCCCTGAGCGAGAAAAACATGAGAAGGATTGAGGACGCCGGGGCGGATGCGGTTCACCTGGTTCCTCCTCCCCATGGTATCACCGTTGATGTCGAAAGTGGTAAACCGTTCATTCCCATTTACGGGCTTTATTATAACCGGGGCTGGCGCGGTATCGGATCCTATTGGACCTACATTGTGTCAGAAATGGCAAAAATTCCGGTCATTTCTTCCGGGGGGGTCTTTGGGGGCAGGGATGCGGTTGAGCGCGTCATGCTGGGTGCCTCGCTCGTGGGGATATGCACGGCCGTAATATATTACGGATACCAGAGAATAAGTAAAATCATTAAAGAATTCGATGAATTCATGGAGAGAAAAGGTTTTGGGACTATTGAAGACATACTCGGAGTCGCTTCACCTTATGTCGGTGACCTTCAGGCATTCGGACGATTGGTCCAGCAGAGACAGGTCCCGAGAGAAACGCTCACCATAGAGATCGATTATGGGAAATGCACCAAATGCGGGCGGTGCCTGGTTTGCAATTATGGCGCGATGACGATGGAGAACAAGACCCCCAGAATTGACCTGACCCTTTGCGAAAGGTGCGGTGTCTGCGAGTCCTTGTGTCCCGTGGATGCGATCATGATTCAAAGACCCGTTTAAATATCACTTTACGACAATGGCGACGGAGCTCCCAGGGCCTAAACGACGGCGATGATTTTCCCAGCGGGCGAAACGACTGCGTTGGGTATTACGATAGAGGGTGAGGTCTGTTTCCCTGGGCAAGGAAAGTTCCCGGCTGTGGATAACGAGGACCGACTGCCTGCCCGCGACGATCGCGTCTAGCAGGAAAGTTTCCAGGGCCGGTTGGGCTGCTGTGATCGTATAACCGTGGAGATCGATGTGGGTCTGGACGGGGAAATCGCTCCGGGGGAGACGCCGGGCCCATTCCAGGGGAAACCGGTAGCCCGTTCATTCCGGGCATGAAAATATCTGTGAGAATCACATGGGGGGGGAGCCTGCTGGACTAAGCCAATTGCATCCCGCTTATCGTAGGTGCAAACCACCTCTCGATCAGCTAATTCCAATATGGCCTTGATGGAATCTTCCGTATCTGGCTCATCCTCAATGAGCAAGACTCGAACCATATATGCCCGCTCCGCATGCCAAGAAGAACGTTCACAAGTATCGATGTGACAGGCTGGGAGTTCAACCGCAAGTGCTTTAGGAGAGAATGAGGGGCTGTATTCAAAGTGGATGCGTGG includes the following:
- a CDS encoding PIG-L family deacetylase; this encodes MKIMVFAPHPDDEIIGCGGTLAGHVRAGDDVVIAYLTSGEAGSLAVPSEELRVVREGEAREGARHLGVHDLIFLHFPDGCLEFSPELIRTLTRLIRGKAPDVLYLPHGQETPRDHRLTHELGLEAVRRAGGPWFQDCGGEPWHVRHVLSYEVWTPIVAPAHYNDITSWIDLKVAALRCHASQVATVPYDEAVRGLNRYRGILSGTGDYCEAFQVITRNPSTRE
- the rnk gene encoding nucleoside diphosphate kinase regulator, translated to MIEKKIFITTFDLDRLIHLIEAYRNSPRQTKLPIDMLEKELERATIVDPQDVPSDVITMNATAYLKDLATDEQVIWTLVFPKDANAENNRISILAPIGMALLGYRVGDIIEWEVPGGKRRLEVMQTLYQPEASGQYNV
- a CDS encoding Smr/MutS family protein; the protein is MEWARRLPRSDFPVQTHIDLHGYTITAAQPALETFLLDAIVAGRQSVLVIHSRELSLPRETDLTLYRNTQRSRFARWENHRRRLGPGSSVAIVVK
- a CDS encoding 4Fe-4S binding protein, which codes for MKNWNMDIAGVTFKNPIIVTAGTPTRKVHGLESSIRAGAGGVCTKSISFQPFSWPFPRPCNSFLDKWGDPGSIIGFELGFWQPEEGENFIKKIKPLAEKENTRVIANIAVEEFETEKLKDLAKRLQDSGADMIEIGCPCPILIPIEVSEAWYEKNLSRVIEILKEAVDVPVYPKLFVDALSEKNMRRIEDAGADAVHLVPPPHGITVDVESGKPFIPIYGLYYNRGWRGIGSYWTYIVSEMAKIPVISSGGVFGGRDAVERVMLGASLVGICTAVIYYGYQRISKIIKEFDEFMERKGFGTIEDILGVASPYVGDLQAFGRLVQQRQVPRETLTIEIDYGKCTKCGRCLVCNYGAMTMENKTPRIDLTLCERCGVCESLCPVDAIMIQRPV